A region from the Simiduia sp. 21SJ11W-1 genome encodes:
- a CDS encoding sigma-54 dependent transcriptional regulator — MSSAHALQALAQPTSGARILVVEDDNDLREAIADTLSYAGFDTHAVNSAEAAIAYLSEGNSVAMVVSDINMGKLSGHDLLRHVRAHHPQTPVLLVTAYGSIADSVDAIREGAVDYLVKPFEPQELVTLACRYATHESHTGDEPVAEAPNSRQLLQLAERVAQSDSTVLILGESGTGKEVLARYIHEHSTRKDQPFVAINCAAIPENMLEAVLFGHEKGAYTGAHAASPGKFEQANGGTLLLDEISEMALGLQAKLLRVLQEREVERLGGRKLIKLDVRVIATSNRGMREEVAEGRFREDLYYRLSVLPLQWQPLRERREDIAPLAQRLLARHAKRQGRKGVQLSEHAQASLEQYPWPGNVRELDNVMQRALILQPGNCIEAQDLGLEFGLGTQAGHASVAQGRTPTGGLDVAKPLISDGLLGDDLKQREFQVIVETLKQSHGSRKDTAAKLGISARTLRYKVARLKEDGLDVDAAWKGLPYA; from the coding sequence ATGAGCTCAGCCCACGCCCTACAAGCCCTCGCTCAACCCACCTCGGGCGCACGGATACTGGTAGTTGAAGACGACAACGACCTTCGAGAAGCCATTGCCGATACCTTGTCTTACGCAGGATTTGATACCCACGCGGTAAACTCTGCCGAGGCCGCCATTGCCTATCTTTCCGAGGGCAACAGCGTGGCCATGGTGGTATCGGATATCAACATGGGCAAACTTTCCGGCCACGACTTGTTGCGTCACGTGCGCGCCCACCACCCGCAAACGCCGGTTCTACTGGTTACCGCCTACGGCAGTATTGCCGATTCCGTAGACGCCATCCGCGAAGGCGCGGTAGATTATTTGGTGAAGCCTTTCGAGCCTCAGGAGCTCGTCACCCTGGCCTGCCGCTACGCCACCCATGAATCCCACACAGGTGACGAGCCGGTGGCAGAAGCGCCCAACAGCCGGCAGCTCTTGCAGCTGGCAGAGCGGGTTGCCCAATCAGATTCCACGGTATTGATTTTGGGGGAATCCGGCACAGGTAAAGAAGTGCTTGCGCGCTATATTCACGAACATTCAACCCGCAAAGATCAGCCTTTTGTAGCCATTAACTGTGCGGCCATTCCCGAAAATATGCTCGAAGCTGTGCTGTTTGGCCATGAAAAGGGCGCATACACCGGCGCCCATGCAGCCAGCCCTGGCAAGTTTGAGCAGGCCAATGGCGGTACCTTGCTGTTGGATGAAATTTCAGAAATGGCCCTTGGTCTGCAGGCCAAGTTGTTGCGCGTGTTACAAGAGCGCGAGGTAGAGCGCCTTGGCGGGCGCAAGCTTATCAAGCTGGATGTGCGGGTAATCGCCACGTCTAACCGCGGCATGCGCGAAGAAGTGGCAGAGGGTCGCTTTCGCGAAGACCTTTACTACCGCCTGAGTGTATTGCCCCTGCAGTGGCAACCCCTGCGTGAGCGCCGCGAAGACATAGCGCCGCTGGCCCAGCGGCTGCTGGCACGCCACGCCAAGCGTCAAGGGCGCAAAGGCGTGCAGTTAAGCGAGCACGCACAAGCCTCACTCGAGCAATACCCGTGGCCTGGCAATGTGCGTGAGCTTGATAACGTCATGCAGCGTGCGTTAATTCTTCAGCCCGGCAATTGCATTGAGGCGCAAGACCTGGGCCTGGAATTTGGCCTGGGCACCCAGGCAGGCCACGCAAGTGTTGCGCAAGGGCGCACGCCCACGGGTGGGTTAGATGTTGCCAAGCCGTTGATTTCCGATGGCCTGTTGGGCGATGACCTCAAGCAACGTGAATTTCAGGTAATTGTAGAAACCCTGAAGCAAAGCCACGGCAGCCGCAAAGACACCGCAGCCAAGCTGGGTATCAGCGCGCGCACCCTGCGCTACAAGGTGGCCCGTTTGAAAGAAGACGGCCTGGATGTAGATGCCGCTTGGAAGGGCTTGCCCTACGCGTGA
- the fliI gene encoding flagellar protein export ATPase FliI: protein MWNELTAQLKTLGPADNSPYLPPVEGSLTRVVGMTLEAEGIDVTIGQACELITPAGPVAAEVVGFSGNKAYLMPMAKVANLRVGTRVRPARHGAGIWVGEGLLGRVINAMGQPLDRRGPLTRVKVSELGQQAINPLDRHPISEPLDVGIRAINGLLTVGKGQRIGLFAGSGVGKSVLLGMMTRFTKADVVVVGLVGERGREVKEFVDHILGEEGLRRAVVVASPADDAPLQRLRASHLATEIAEYFRDQGKNVLLLMDSLTRYAQAQREIALAIGEPPATRGYPPSVFAMLPQLVERAGNGAEGGGSITAFYTVLTEGDDLQDPIADSARAILDGHIVLSRKLADEGLYPAIDVEASISRVMPNVVTPVHLQLAQRFKGLQATYTQNKDLVSIGAYQKGADAELDQAIERQPKLKGYIRQSLGEAVSFNDANRALLQVMQDQPSPEGPAANRP from the coding sequence ATGTGGAATGAGTTGACCGCCCAGCTAAAAACCCTGGGCCCGGCAGATAACAGCCCCTACTTGCCGCCTGTAGAGGGTAGCCTCACCCGCGTGGTGGGTATGACGCTTGAAGCAGAGGGTATAGATGTCACCATTGGTCAGGCTTGTGAGCTGATTACGCCAGCAGGCCCGGTGGCTGCCGAGGTGGTTGGGTTTAGCGGAAACAAAGCCTACCTGATGCCCATGGCCAAGGTGGCCAATTTGCGTGTGGGTACCCGCGTGCGGCCGGCCCGTCACGGCGCCGGTATCTGGGTGGGCGAGGGCTTGCTCGGGCGGGTGATTAACGCCATGGGGCAACCCTTGGATAGGCGCGGCCCGCTCACACGCGTGAAGGTTTCCGAGCTGGGCCAGCAGGCTATCAACCCTCTGGACAGGCACCCCATTAGTGAGCCTTTGGATGTGGGTATTCGAGCGATCAACGGCCTGCTTACCGTGGGCAAGGGCCAGCGCATTGGCCTGTTTGCAGGCAGCGGCGTGGGCAAAAGCGTATTGCTTGGCATGATGACCCGCTTCACCAAAGCGGATGTAGTGGTGGTGGGCCTGGTGGGTGAACGCGGGCGGGAGGTCAAGGAATTTGTTGATCATATCCTTGGCGAAGAGGGTTTGCGCAGGGCGGTGGTGGTGGCATCACCGGCAGACGATGCGCCCCTGCAGCGCCTGCGGGCTTCGCACCTGGCAACAGAAATTGCGGAATATTTTCGCGATCAAGGTAAAAACGTGTTGCTGCTGATGGATTCCCTAACGCGCTACGCCCAGGCCCAGCGTGAAATTGCGCTCGCAATCGGAGAGCCGCCGGCCACAAGGGGCTACCCGCCCTCAGTGTTTGCCATGCTGCCCCAATTGGTAGAGCGCGCCGGTAACGGTGCAGAAGGGGGCGGTTCAATTACGGCCTTTTACACGGTACTCACCGAAGGTGACGACCTGCAAGACCCGATCGCCGATTCGGCCAGAGCCATTCTAGATGGCCACATTGTGCTGTCTCGCAAGCTTGCCGATGAAGGCCTGTACCCGGCCATTGATGTAGAGGCCTCCATCAGCCGGGTGATGCCCAATGTGGTGACGCCTGTGCACCTGCAGCTGGCCCAGCGCTTCAAAGGCCTTCAAGCCACCTACACACAAAACAAAGATCTGGTGAGTATTGGCGCCTACCAGAAGGGCGCAGACGCCGAGCTCGACCAGGCCATAGAGCGCCAGCCCAAGCTCAAAGGCTATATCCGGCAATCTTTGGGTGAGGCTGTGAGTTTTAACGATGCAAATCGCGCACTGCTGCAGGTTATGCAAGATCAGCCCAGCCCCGAAGGCCCCGCCGCTAATCGGCCATGA
- the fliG gene encoding flagellar motor switch protein FliG, with the protein MSNEKAVDKAQADKKPELKMSKVDQAAILLMSMGEADAAQVLKHMGPKEVQRVGTSMSHLNNIQQFEVEAVISNFLEEVRTLTGLGMGADGYIRNMLVSALGEDKANGLIDRILLGGNTTGLDTLKWMESRSVADIIRNEHPQIQAIVLAYLDSDQSAEIMGYFPDKVRLDIMMRVASLDTVQPSALQELNDILEKQFSGNAGSQTKAMGGVKVAAEIMNNLDSSIEADLMESIKEVDEDLGTQIQDLMFVFDNLRDVDDRGIQALLREVSSEILIVALKGADEALQEKIFKNMSKRAAELLRDDLEAKGPVRVSEVEGAQKEILTIARRMADAGEIMLGGGGEQMM; encoded by the coding sequence ATGAGCAATGAAAAAGCGGTAGACAAAGCCCAGGCAGACAAAAAGCCCGAGCTTAAAATGTCCAAGGTGGACCAAGCGGCCATCTTGCTCATGTCTATGGGCGAAGCCGATGCTGCTCAGGTGTTAAAACACATGGGCCCCAAAGAAGTGCAGCGCGTGGGTACATCCATGTCGCACTTGAACAACATCCAGCAATTTGAAGTTGAAGCTGTGATCTCCAATTTTTTGGAAGAAGTGCGCACCCTGACTGGCCTGGGAATGGGGGCTGATGGTTACATCCGCAATATGTTGGTGAGTGCGCTTGGTGAAGACAAGGCCAACGGTTTGATTGACCGCATTTTACTCGGCGGTAACACCACAGGCCTTGATACCCTCAAGTGGATGGAGTCGCGCTCGGTTGCCGATATTATTCGCAACGAGCACCCGCAAATCCAGGCCATTGTGCTGGCCTACCTCGATAGTGATCAATCCGCTGAAATTATGGGTTACTTCCCCGACAAGGTGCGGCTCGACATCATGATGCGTGTGGCATCGCTCGATACCGTTCAACCCAGTGCGCTACAAGAGCTGAACGACATTCTAGAGAAGCAGTTCTCAGGCAATGCCGGTTCGCAAACCAAGGCCATGGGCGGCGTGAAAGTGGCGGCGGAAATCATGAACAACCTCGATAGCTCCATTGAGGCAGACCTTATGGAATCTATCAAAGAGGTGGACGAAGATCTGGGTACCCAGATTCAGGATCTCATGTTTGTATTTGATAACCTGCGCGATGTGGATGACCGCGGCATTCAGGCACTCTTGCGCGAGGTGTCTTCTGAAATATTAATTGTCGCCCTCAAAGGTGCCGATGAAGCCCTGCAGGAAAAAATCTTCAAGAATATGTCTAAGCGCGCGGCAGAACTCCTGCGCGATGATTTGGAGGCCAAGGGGCCGGTGCGTGTTTCAGAAGTGGAGGGCGCGCAAAAAGAAATACTTACCATTGCAAGGCGCATGGCCGATGCCGGTGAAATTATGCTCGGCGGCGGTGGCGAACAAATGATGTAA
- a CDS encoding PA3496 family putative envelope integrity protein, producing the protein MSGIELSVGFDDSDDLYLSDSDDDQVETKVAAHTIDPRRRLEERLEEMRLKRELRELDLDFKI; encoded by the coding sequence ATGTCTGGTATTGAACTGTCTGTGGGTTTCGACGATTCAGACGACCTTTATTTATCAGATTCAGACGATGATCAAGTGGAGACCAAGGTGGCTGCGCACACCATAGATCCACGCCGTCGACTGGAAGAGCGTTTGGAAGAAATGCGGCTTAAGCGCGAATTGCGCGAGCTGGATCTCGATTTTAAAATTTAG
- a CDS encoding STAS domain-containing protein: protein MGIRTSYSADTNFLTIAVEGRFDFSAHQEFRAAYEEAEPQPDGFCVDMSETNYLDSSALGMLLLLRDHAGGDGANITIENCSADVKKILTISNFEQLFTIK, encoded by the coding sequence ATGGGTATTCGTACCAGCTACTCTGCAGACACTAATTTTCTGACCATCGCCGTTGAAGGGCGATTTGATTTTTCGGCCCACCAGGAATTCAGGGCCGCCTATGAAGAGGCCGAGCCTCAACCTGATGGTTTTTGTGTTGACATGAGTGAAACCAACTACCTGGACAGCTCAGCCCTTGGGATGCTGCTGCTACTGCGTGATCACGCCGGTGGCGATGGCGCGAACATCACCATTGAAAATTGCAGCGCCGATGTAAAAAAAATATTAACGATCTCCAATTTTGAACAACTGTTCACCATTAAATAA
- a CDS encoding flagellar export protein FliJ: MNTQLKRAQLLIKLAKRKEEQAGAVLAEWRERVATQRHQLTELAGYQKAYLAAAGEASQTVHQLQANRQFLSQLDGVISEQRLRMQQLEQQFEHYCRQWQGLHQRRKVLEDYRERLDLSAQKALNKMWDKLCDELAARPDAPQNR; this comes from the coding sequence ATGAACACCCAGCTTAAGCGCGCACAATTACTCATTAAACTTGCCAAGCGCAAAGAAGAGCAGGCCGGTGCGGTATTGGCCGAGTGGCGTGAACGGGTGGCAACCCAGCGGCACCAGCTTACCGAGCTTGCCGGTTATCAGAAGGCCTACCTGGCCGCTGCAGGTGAGGCCAGCCAAACGGTGCACCAGCTGCAGGCGAATCGGCAGTTTTTGTCGCAGCTAGACGGCGTGATCAGCGAGCAACGCCTGCGCATGCAGCAGCTGGAGCAGCAATTCGAGCACTATTGCCGCCAATGGCAGGGCCTGCACCAGCGCCGCAAAGTACTTGAAGACTATCGCGAGCGGTTGGACCTCTCGGCCCAAAAAGCCCTGAATAAGATGTGGGATAAACTTTGCGATGAACTCGCCGCACGCCCTGATGCGCCACAAAATCGCTAG
- a CDS encoding sigma-54 dependent transcriptional regulator — MLLEPIKILVVDDNAERRRDLKVILDFMGESALSVDTSHWEEEADLADAAHRYSAVFLGENKDNPSLLSRLQRIHNWDQGLPVVLVGQEPELPEDCNPYLKHKIIGLVPAHPTYNQLLDLLHRAQRFRQMLSRNAKVGVKGTPHLFRSLVGSTDAMDKMREMMSRVADKDVTVLITGESGTGKEVVARNLHNHSDRRDQPFVPVNCGAIPAELLESELFGHEKGAFTGAIGSRAGRFEMAEGGTLFLDEIGDMPLNMQVKILRVLQERCFERVGSNKSQPTNVRIIAATHRNLESMITEGEFREDLYYRLNVFPIEVPALRERAEDIPMLIAELVSRMEAEKRGSVRFNSNAILSLTRHEWSGNVRELANLVERMAILHPSSVVGAQDLPAKYQHVAAEEQAAFEALVEQGTQPVIKVGESPLLPDQGIDLKEYLTNLECSLIQQALDDTNGVVARAADRLAIRRTTLVEKMRKYGLSR; from the coding sequence ATGCTTTTAGAACCCATCAAAATTCTGGTTGTAGACGATAACGCCGAACGCCGTCGCGACCTAAAAGTCATACTCGACTTCATGGGCGAATCTGCCCTATCGGTAGATACCAGCCACTGGGAAGAAGAGGCAGATCTTGCCGATGCGGCCCATCGCTACAGCGCGGTTTTTCTGGGCGAGAATAAAGATAACCCCTCACTGCTGTCGCGTTTGCAGCGCATTCACAATTGGGATCAAGGCCTGCCGGTGGTGTTGGTGGGCCAAGAGCCAGAGCTGCCGGAAGATTGTAACCCCTATTTAAAACACAAGATCATTGGCCTGGTGCCCGCGCACCCCACCTATAACCAGCTGCTTGACTTATTGCACCGGGCGCAACGCTTTCGCCAAATGCTCAGCCGCAATGCAAAAGTTGGGGTTAAGGGTACGCCGCATTTGTTCCGAAGCCTGGTAGGCAGTACCGATGCCATGGATAAAATGCGCGAGATGATGAGCCGCGTGGCAGATAAAGACGTCACCGTATTGATAACCGGCGAATCCGGTACCGGCAAAGAAGTGGTAGCGCGCAACCTGCACAACCATTCAGATCGCCGCGATCAACCCTTTGTGCCGGTTAATTGTGGCGCAATTCCCGCAGAACTTTTAGAGAGTGAGCTCTTTGGCCATGAAAAGGGCGCGTTTACCGGCGCCATAGGTTCGCGCGCCGGGCGCTTTGAAATGGCCGAAGGCGGCACCCTGTTTCTAGATGAAATAGGTGATATGCCCTTAAATATGCAAGTGAAAATTCTGCGCGTATTGCAAGAGCGCTGCTTTGAGCGGGTGGGTAGTAATAAATCCCAGCCCACCAACGTGCGTATTATTGCAGCTACCCACCGCAATCTTGAATCAATGATTACCGAGGGCGAATTCCGCGAAGATCTTTACTACCGCCTTAATGTCTTTCCCATTGAAGTGCCGGCATTGCGCGAGCGCGCTGAAGACATACCCATGCTTATTGCCGAGCTGGTATCGCGCATGGAGGCCGAAAAACGCGGCAGCGTAAGGTTTAACTCCAATGCAATTTTGTCGCTCACCCGGCACGAGTGGTCTGGCAACGTGCGAGAACTTGCCAATCTTGTGGAGCGTATGGCGATTTTGCACCCAAGTTCGGTGGTGGGTGCGCAGGATTTACCGGCCAAATACCAGCATGTGGCCGCCGAGGAGCAAGCCGCTTTTGAGGCGTTGGTAGAGCAGGGCACACAACCTGTAATAAAAGTTGGCGAAAGCCCCTTGCTGCCAGACCAAGGCATAGACTTAAAGGAATATCTCACCAATTTGGAGTGCAGCCTAATTCAACAGGCCCTAGACGACACCAACGGCGTGGTTGCCCGCGCCGCCGACAGGCTTGCCATAAGGCGTACCACCCTCGTTGAAAAAATGCGTAAATACGGCTTAAGCCGTTAA
- a CDS encoding PAS domain-containing sensor histidine kinase — protein sequence MGQTASAFETGPELTDPQGLKSAFEMFNQMSAQLADSYDALQTRVNQLNQELSAVSAERYRELAKKEELANRLETLLNVLPGGVIVLDAKGRVTQANPASREMLSEPLINCSWRQIIERNFAPKADDGHEVSTLDGRRYSIATRSLDDDGQIILLTDQTETRHLQAQLSRHERLSSMGKMVAALAHQIRTPLSAALLYCGHLEQAATEPERTAACAKKIYGRLMHMERQVKDMLFFVRGDLPVEDVLLLGEFKNQLAEALDASFSRAGVQCQWRIEKADQTIRVNKDALIGAIQNLVDNAIQAAGGALNLAIVMEPFVNNALAISVVDNGPGLPEAIADSVCDLFVTSKPQGTGLGLAVVQQVAKAHGGKFVIRSMAGKGTRATLLIPVFTGRTSAQPLEKSA from the coding sequence ATGGGCCAAACCGCCAGTGCATTCGAAACAGGGCCGGAACTCACAGATCCCCAGGGGTTGAAGTCTGCCTTTGAAATGTTCAACCAGATGTCCGCCCAACTGGCAGACTCCTACGACGCCCTGCAAACCCGTGTCAATCAACTGAACCAAGAGCTGTCTGCGGTCTCGGCCGAGCGCTACCGGGAACTGGCCAAGAAAGAAGAGTTGGCAAACCGGTTGGAAACGCTGCTAAATGTGCTGCCCGGCGGTGTCATCGTGTTGGATGCCAAAGGGCGTGTCACCCAGGCAAACCCTGCCAGCCGTGAAATGCTTTCAGAGCCATTAATCAATTGCAGCTGGCGCCAAATTATTGAACGTAACTTTGCGCCCAAGGCAGATGATGGCCACGAGGTATCCACTCTGGATGGCCGTCGCTACTCCATCGCCACGCGTTCATTGGATGACGACGGGCAGATTATTTTACTCACCGATCAAACGGAAACCCGCCATTTGCAGGCGCAGTTAAGTCGCCACGAGCGGCTGTCGTCTATGGGGAAAATGGTGGCCGCCCTGGCACACCAAATTCGTACGCCACTGTCTGCTGCACTGTTGTACTGCGGGCATCTGGAGCAGGCGGCCACCGAGCCTGAACGCACGGCGGCTTGTGCCAAAAAAATTTACGGGCGCCTGATGCACATGGAGCGGCAAGTAAAAGACATGCTGTTTTTCGTGCGCGGCGATCTGCCGGTAGAGGATGTATTGCTACTGGGCGAATTCAAAAATCAGCTGGCCGAGGCGCTGGATGCATCCTTTAGCCGCGCGGGCGTGCAGTGCCAATGGCGTATTGAAAAGGCCGATCAAACCATTCGTGTAAATAAAGATGCATTAATTGGCGCGATTCAAAATCTGGTTGATAACGCCATTCAGGCAGCCGGTGGTGCCCTGAACCTCGCCATAGTAATGGAGCCCTTTGTGAATAACGCACTGGCTATCAGTGTTGTGGATAACGGCCCGGGCCTGCCTGAGGCCATAGCCGATTCTGTGTGTGATTTGTTTGTCACCAGCAAACCGCAAGGCACGGGCCTTGGGTTGGCGGTGGTACAACAAGTGGCCAAAGCCCATGGCGGCAAGTTTGTGATCCGCTCTATGGCCGGTAAAGGTACGCGCGCCACATTATTGATTCCTGTATTTACCGGCCGCACCTCGGCCCAACCCCTGGAGAAATCTGCATGA
- the fliE gene encoding flagellar hook-basal body complex protein FliE, giving the protein MVDRVDINRLLVEMRAIKQQAMPPQANGIDAVNPRIKPGTVVGATEPTVDKFGDLFTQAIDKVNSLQQESSAMAKAYEAGEPGVDITDVMIASQKSSVSFQAMVQVRNKLVDAYRDVMNMPV; this is encoded by the coding sequence ATGGTAGATCGGGTTGATATTAATCGCTTATTGGTTGAAATGCGGGCGATAAAACAGCAGGCCATGCCGCCGCAAGCCAACGGCATAGATGCCGTAAACCCGCGCATCAAGCCGGGTACCGTGGTGGGTGCAACCGAGCCCACGGTTGATAAATTCGGCGATCTATTCACCCAGGCTATAGACAAAGTAAACAGCCTGCAGCAAGAGAGCTCGGCCATGGCCAAGGCTTATGAAGCGGGTGAGCCGGGTGTGGATATCACCGATGTGATGATTGCCTCGCAAAAGTCCAGCGTATCGTTTCAGGCCATGGTGCAAGTGCGCAACAAATTGGTAGATGCCTACCGCGACGTTATGAACATGCCCGTTTAA
- the fliF gene encoding flagellar basal-body MS-ring/collar protein FliF, which translates to MSDDISTGRDKPTNDLVEGFNNLNLVRQAGLMVGLAASVAIGFAVVLWTQGEDYRPLYGSLDRLDSSEVTQILEHNDIVFKVDGSTGALLVAADQIHTARLKLAEAGIPGDKSVGFELLDQEQPLGTSQFMEGTRYHRSLEGELARTITSINAVRSARVHLAIPKASVFIRDARKPTASVFVELFPGRMVKPEHVKAMANLVASSIPELKIEDVTIVDQRGNLLSQGDEDLELVMAGKQRAYTRKMEDDLVARINSILEPIVGAGKYRAEVAAEVDFTQVEQADEIFNPDLPAVRSEQTVDETQVGSAIAAGIPGALPNQPPNDGAAPEQAGPGGNGEGGTTPRRATKQATRNYELDRTVSYTKHQLGKLKRLTVAVVVDDKMVPGAEGEQRQVWSENELERLAILVRDAVGYSAARGDSVNVLNSPFLGVEDVVLTEPELWEQEWFLNLAKQIVGLIIVLVLITGLLRPVLKSLAVSGQKAKELENAKEMAALEEAGLSGFENLSDETVTLTGGDGLALPSPEESYEQQINIIKGLVAEDPGRVAQVIKRWVNEE; encoded by the coding sequence ATGAGCGACGATATTTCAACCGGTCGCGACAAGCCCACCAACGATTTGGTGGAGGGCTTTAACAATTTAAACCTGGTGCGCCAAGCGGGCCTGATGGTGGGTTTGGCAGCCAGCGTGGCCATTGGCTTTGCCGTGGTGCTCTGGACGCAAGGTGAAGATTACCGGCCGCTGTACGGTAGTTTAGATCGCCTTGATAGCAGTGAAGTTACCCAGATTCTTGAACACAACGACATCGTATTTAAAGTCGATGGCAGCACCGGCGCGCTGTTGGTTGCCGCCGATCAAATTCATACCGCGCGCCTAAAACTTGCAGAGGCCGGTATTCCCGGCGATAAATCCGTAGGCTTTGAGTTGTTGGATCAAGAGCAGCCCTTGGGCACCAGCCAGTTTATGGAGGGTACCCGCTATCACCGCAGCCTTGAAGGCGAGCTTGCGCGCACCATCACCAGTATTAATGCCGTGCGCTCTGCGCGTGTGCATCTCGCCATACCCAAGGCGTCTGTATTTATTCGCGATGCAAGAAAACCCACGGCCTCGGTTTTTGTGGAGTTGTTTCCGGGGCGAATGGTCAAGCCCGAACACGTGAAAGCCATGGCGAACCTGGTGGCATCCAGCATTCCCGAGCTCAAAATCGAAGATGTCACCATTGTGGATCAGCGTGGCAACTTGTTGAGCCAGGGCGATGAAGATCTGGAACTTGTTATGGCCGGCAAGCAGCGCGCCTATACCCGTAAAATGGAAGACGATCTGGTTGCCCGCATCAACAGTATTCTTGAGCCCATTGTGGGCGCCGGCAAATATCGCGCAGAAGTGGCGGCCGAAGTGGATTTTACCCAGGTCGAGCAGGCCGATGAGATTTTCAACCCCGATCTGCCCGCAGTGCGCAGCGAGCAAACCGTAGATGAAACCCAAGTGGGCAGCGCAATTGCGGCCGGCATTCCGGGAGCCTTGCCCAATCAGCCACCCAATGATGGCGCCGCACCCGAGCAGGCAGGCCCCGGTGGCAATGGCGAAGGCGGCACGACACCGCGGCGCGCCACCAAGCAGGCTACGCGCAATTACGAGTTGGATAGAACCGTCAGTTATACCAAGCACCAACTGGGCAAGCTTAAAAGACTTACCGTTGCAGTAGTGGTAGACGATAAGATGGTGCCAGGCGCGGAGGGCGAGCAGCGTCAGGTGTGGAGCGAAAACGAGCTTGAACGCCTGGCCATACTGGTGCGCGACGCCGTAGGTTATTCCGCCGCGCGCGGCGATAGCGTCAATGTATTGAACTCGCCGTTTCTGGGTGTAGAAGATGTAGTGCTCACCGAACCCGAGTTGTGGGAGCAAGAGTGGTTTTTGAATTTGGCCAAGCAAATTGTTGGGCTAATTATTGTGCTGGTGTTAATTACCGGGCTGTTGCGGCCGGTATTAAAAAGTTTGGCGGTGTCTGGCCAGAAGGCGAAAGAGCTTGAAAATGCCAAAGAAATGGCAGCACTGGAAGAAGCAGGCCTCAGCGGCTTTGAAAATCTTTCCGATGAAACTGTAACCCTCACTGGCGGCGACGGTTTGGCGCTGCCAAGCCCAGAGGAAAGCTACGAGCAGCAAATCAATATTATCAAGGGCCTTGTGGCAGAAGATCCGGGCCGCGTTGCACAGGTAATCAAGCGCTGGGTAAATGAAGAATGA
- a CDS encoding FliH/SctL family protein has protein sequence MSGASKNYIPADQAAAATTWLLPDIGDGTPIPSAEKEARELQAQAEAAAKEVVEEVAPQALPTADEIEAVFEAARKEGFDAGHTEGMLAGTEEGQKLGAERAYAQATEDIERLKTQLQSLIAELEGPSRQHLGALQKLLVEMLARLAQKLVLTELATPSPHIENLVQACLAQLPALQSGAKPRVTLHPDDLAYLHGESMISDMLSRCDWVADKTISPGGCKVDTPSSHLDAQLETRLNEVLDAFEQGQLGDAEGSTFDDPAFEDEERDGADVSTAAQASAQGEAAGPKPGAGVGAEPRVQPADQPNANSNPEQDASQEPPQPGDPDDVE, from the coding sequence ATGAGCGGCGCCTCAAAAAATTACATTCCTGCAGATCAGGCGGCGGCCGCCACCACCTGGCTATTGCCGGATATTGGTGACGGTACACCCATTCCCAGCGCTGAAAAAGAAGCCCGTGAACTGCAGGCACAAGCCGAGGCTGCGGCAAAAGAAGTGGTGGAAGAAGTAGCGCCGCAGGCGTTACCTACGGCCGATGAAATTGAAGCCGTGTTTGAAGCCGCCCGCAAAGAAGGTTTTGATGCCGGCCACACAGAGGGCATGTTGGCGGGTACCGAAGAGGGCCAAAAATTGGGTGCCGAGCGCGCCTATGCACAAGCAACAGAAGACATTGAGCGTTTAAAAACCCAACTGCAAAGTTTAATTGCAGAGCTTGAAGGGCCCTCCCGGCAACACTTGGGTGCGTTGCAAAAACTGTTGGTTGAAATGCTGGCGCGCCTGGCCCAAAAACTTGTGCTCACCGAACTCGCCACGCCTTCCCCCCATATTGAAAACCTGGTGCAAGCCTGCCTCGCCCAATTGCCTGCCTTGCAAAGTGGTGCTAAACCGCGGGTGACACTGCACCCGGACGACCTTGCATATTTACACGGCGAATCCATGATTTCAGACATGCTGTCGCGCTGTGACTGGGTGGCAGATAAAACAATTAGCCCCGGTGGCTGCAAAGTAGACACGCCCTCAAGCCACCTTGATGCGCAGCTGGAAACCCGGCTCAACGAAGTGTTAGATGCCTTTGAACAGGGCCAGCTGGGCGATGCAGAAGGCAGCACCTTTGATGACCCGGCCTTTGAGGATGAAGAGCGCGATGGGGCAGACGTTAGCACTGCAGCCCAAGCGAGCGCTCAGGGCGAGGCAGCCGGGCCAAAGCCCGGCGCTGGTGTGGGCGCAGAGCCTCGTGTTCAACCCGCTGATCAGCCAAATGCCAATTCCAATCCTGAACAGGATGCCAGCCAAGAACCCCCGCAGCCCGGTGACCCAGACGATGTGGAATGA